In Clostridium swellfunianum, a genomic segment contains:
- a CDS encoding DUF5054 domain-containing protein translates to MESIRKVHVVYKTHLDVGFTDLAKNVIDKYISSFIPKAIELAEKVNKDGGNKKFVWTVGSWLIDEYFRRASVQEKNKLTEAIEKGNIVWHGLPFTTHSELMDRDLFEFGISISKALDTKFAKDTIAAKMTDVPGHTRGIIEPLCINGIKYLHLGVNDVSHKPKVPDTFIWRDSKGNEIIVDYCQGYGKTTIVPDLEEVLVFAHSGDNLGPPSEEDIELQLKKIQSKFPGAEVKASTLDDYAKELIKVKDKLPVITDEIGDTWIHGIATDPFKVSSFLELLRLKDRWLRDKKLVKDSKVYREFLRDLLMVPEHTWGLDLKKYLADYKNWSKQDFIKARALDKLSDAYIPEEYSKYGEFAKKEFAAQVKHMKWEDRSYSYFDASHEEQRKYIEEAIEVLPDNLKAEAREAINELKSGSRYSKGNEELSFNKKYYFDNYEVEILTDGSLKINIANKQKGIVLGKVNYELFGKATFDKWREEYMVNLEENRLWGIPDFFKLGAEGRALPKENIQFKGSVNKAYKNNNELIIEGSFGNNECIEYGCPQKMVIQYKFNADEIDMCVYLYNKDAVRLPEAIWVSHFTENNGIEDVELIKLCESINPFKVIEAGNRNYHSIKAVDFTMGDSHVSIVPLDSTLLSLGEKRLYNFEQEYADLKGGLHFNLYNNLWGTNFKMWYEEDIISRFKISIK, encoded by the coding sequence ATGGAAAGCATTAGAAAGGTTCATGTAGTATACAAAACGCATTTAGATGTAGGCTTTACAGACCTAGCTAAAAATGTAATTGATAAATATATAAGCAGTTTTATTCCAAAGGCAATTGAATTAGCTGAGAAGGTAAACAAAGATGGTGGAAATAAAAAATTTGTATGGACAGTAGGTTCGTGGCTTATCGATGAGTACTTTAGAAGAGCAAGCGTTCAAGAAAAGAATAAACTTACTGAAGCTATTGAAAAGGGGAATATAGTTTGGCATGGGCTGCCATTCACGACTCATAGCGAATTAATGGATAGAGACCTATTTGAATTTGGAATATCAATTTCAAAAGCCCTAGATACTAAGTTTGCAAAAGACACTATTGCTGCAAAAATGACTGATGTTCCAGGGCATACAAGGGGCATAATAGAACCCCTTTGCATAAACGGGATAAAGTACCTTCATCTGGGAGTAAATGATGTATCACATAAGCCTAAGGTTCCAGATACTTTTATTTGGAGAGACTCAAAGGGAAATGAAATAATAGTGGACTACTGCCAAGGCTACGGTAAAACAACCATTGTGCCAGACTTAGAAGAGGTACTGGTTTTTGCCCACTCGGGAGACAACCTAGGACCTCCATCAGAAGAGGATATTGAGCTGCAGCTTAAAAAAATACAAAGCAAGTTTCCTGGTGCTGAAGTAAAAGCTTCGACCTTAGATGATTATGCTAAGGAACTGATAAAGGTTAAGGATAAGCTTCCAGTTATTACTGATGAAATAGGAGATACATGGATTCATGGAATAGCTACTGATCCATTTAAGGTTTCTAGTTTTTTGGAATTGCTTAGATTAAAAGACAGGTGGTTAAGGGATAAAAAATTGGTTAAAGATAGTAAAGTATATAGAGAATTTTTAAGGGACCTGTTGATGGTTCCAGAGCACACCTGGGGCTTGGATTTAAAAAAATATTTGGCAGATTATAAAAACTGGAGTAAGCAGGATTTTATAAAGGCTAGGGCATTAGATAAATTAAGCGATGCTTATATACCTGAAGAGTATTCAAAATATGGAGAATTTGCAAAGAAGGAGTTTGCAGCCCAAGTTAAGCATATGAAATGGGAGGACAGGAGTTACTCTTACTTTGATGCCTCTCATGAGGAGCAGAGAAAGTATATTGAAGAGGCTATTGAAGTCTTGCCTGACAACTTAAAGGCTGAAGCAAGAGAAGCAATTAACGAATTAAAGAGCGGGTCAAGATATAGTAAAGGCAACGAAGAGCTTTCATTTAACAAAAAATATTATTTTGATAATTATGAAGTGGAAATATTAACAGATGGAAGCTTAAAGATAAATATTGCAAATAAACAAAAGGGAATTGTTTTAGGAAAGGTTAATTATGAGCTTTTTGGAAAAGCTACCTTTGATAAGTGGAGAGAGGAATACATGGTTAATCTTGAAGAGAATAGGCTTTGGGGTATTCCAGACTTTTTTAAACTTGGTGCTGAGGGTAGGGCACTACCAAAGGAAAATATTCAATTTAAAGGCAGTGTAAATAAAGCTTATAAAAATAATAATGAATTAATTATTGAAGGAAGTTTTGGTAATAATGAATGCATTGAATATGGATGCCCTCAAAAAATGGTAATTCAATATAAATTCAATGCAGATGAAATAGATATGTGTGTATATCTTTATAATAAAGACGCAGTAAGGCTTCCTGAGGCCATATGGGTTTCTCATTTTACAGAAAACAATGGAATAGAGGATGTAGAGCTTATTAAACTTTGCGAGAGTATAAATCCTTTTAAGGTAATCGAAGCTGGCAATAGGAATTATCATTCAATAAAGGCAGTTGATTTTACAATGGGTGATTCACATGTAAGCATTGTTCCTCTAGATTCCACACTTTTATCTTTAGGCGAAAAACGCTTGTATAATTTTGAGCAAGAATATGCAGATCTAAAAGGTGGACTTCATTTTAACCTATATAATAATTTATGGGGAACTAATTTTAAAATGTGGTATGAAGAAGATATAATTAGTAGGTTTAAAATATCAATAAAATAG
- a CDS encoding BglG family transcription antiterminator yields the protein MEGLLNDRCILIMKSLITKGVLTLKELKHICNVSERTISKDLDIIEGLVKEHKLLLYRKPKLGIWIEGSEKDKERLYVSISVNNPKIPNSPKERQEYILLKLIQALGYITMQELCDEIYISRGTLENDLNYVENIIVKNGLKLKRTTNRGIKIIGDEKKLRTLIAGLFSRLSYVMPVKELVTYIGSTRIDTGEYSFEKDLFNLFSDLNLGEIEKIICEAADKFQWNFTDNAFASLLIHIAVAIKRIKSNSQVNFTENILSSLEITREYKIAEFIAKNIEKAFLINVSKTECAYISIHILGSKVQFNIINDEGKVLNRADVSDSVEELCKEMVAKAAEALDMDLINDKILLKGLSMHIRAALNRLVHDMPVKNPLLDSIKNSYVASFEAAVSASTIIKERYKLAIDENEIAYIALHIEAAIERMKNNLVDKKRIIFVCSTGIGTSQLVSSKLRRVFNNIEIVDILSSMDLKNKKLDNIDFIITTIPLVIDSVPVIRVNPLLLQEDLDNIEKFMSRSTSPEIAKKNNLKNVLQLIDRDLLFINKNFSTREEAVYEISKLMYQKGYVAEDYYDSIISREKIASTASGRVALPHGDMNKVYKSVVSICALSNKLNWDENNKIDIIIMMSIRKKDLNKIQAIFECIYDIMSDNRLINKILNCKHKEEVLEFILE from the coding sequence ATGGAGGGCTTGTTAAACGATAGATGTATACTGATAATGAAAAGCCTAATAACAAAAGGTGTCCTTACATTAAAAGAATTAAAACATATATGCAATGTTTCGGAAAGAACTATCTCCAAAGATTTAGATATAATAGAAGGTTTAGTGAAGGAGCATAAACTGCTGCTTTATAGAAAGCCAAAACTAGGAATATGGATAGAAGGAAGCGAAAAAGATAAAGAAAGACTATATGTTTCAATAAGTGTTAACAACCCTAAAATACCTAATTCACCAAAAGAACGGCAGGAATATATTTTGCTGAAGCTGATACAAGCTTTAGGTTATATTACTATGCAAGAGTTGTGTGATGAAATATATATAAGCCGAGGCACCTTGGAAAATGATTTAAACTACGTAGAAAATATTATTGTCAAAAATGGCTTAAAATTAAAAAGAACCACGAACAGAGGTATAAAAATAATTGGCGATGAAAAGAAGCTAAGAACGCTAATAGCAGGGTTATTTTCAAGGTTATCTTATGTTATGCCTGTAAAGGAATTAGTAACATATATTGGTTCAACTAGGATAGACACCGGTGAGTACAGCTTTGAAAAGGATTTATTTAATCTGTTTAGCGATTTAAATCTTGGAGAAATTGAAAAGATAATCTGTGAAGCTGCTGATAAGTTTCAGTGGAATTTTACTGATAATGCTTTTGCATCGCTTTTGATACATATAGCAGTAGCAATAAAAAGAATTAAAAGTAATAGCCAGGTTAATTTTACAGAAAATATTTTGTCTAGTTTAGAAATAACAAGGGAATATAAGATTGCTGAGTTCATTGCAAAAAATATTGAAAAAGCATTTCTAATAAATGTTTCTAAAACAGAATGTGCATACATATCAATCCACATTTTGGGATCAAAGGTTCAGTTTAATATTATAAATGACGAAGGAAAGGTATTAAATAGAGCTGATGTCAGCGATAGTGTAGAAGAATTATGCAAAGAAATGGTAGCAAAAGCTGCTGAAGCCTTGGATATGGATTTAATAAATGACAAGATTTTGCTTAAAGGGCTATCTATGCATATTAGAGCTGCGCTTAATAGATTAGTTCATGATATGCCTGTAAAAAACCCACTTCTTGATAGTATAAAGAACTCTTACGTAGCTTCTTTTGAAGCAGCTGTATCAGCCTCTACGATTATAAAAGAAAGGTACAAGCTGGCAATAGATGAAAATGAAATTGCATATATTGCTCTTCATATAGAAGCAGCCATTGAAAGAATGAAAAATAACCTTGTAGACAAAAAAAGAATCATTTTTGTTTGCAGTACTGGAATTGGAACCTCTCAGCTTGTATCTTCAAAGCTAAGAAGAGTTTTCAATAATATAGAAATAGTGGATATTCTATCTTCAATGGATTTAAAAAATAAGAAATTAGATAATATAGATTTTATAATAACTACCATACCACTTGTAATAGATTCTGTTCCTGTGATAAGGGTAAATCCACTGCTGCTGCAAGAGGATTTGGATAATATAGAGAAGTTTATGTCAAGAAGTACATCTCCTGAAATTGCTAAAAAAAATAATTTAAAGAATGTACTTCAACTAATAGATAGAGATTTGCTATTCATTAATAAGAACTTCTCAACTAGAGAAGAAGCCGTTTATGAAATAAGCAAGTTGATGTACCAAAAAGGATATGTGGCAGAGGATTACTATGATTCTATAATAAGTAGAGAAAAAATAGCCTCCACCGCAAGCGGAAGAGTCGCATTGCCTCATGGAGATATGAATAAAGTGTACAAGTCCGTTGTAAGTATTTGTGCGTTAAGCAATAAGCTTAACTGGGATGAAAACAACAAGATTGACATCATAATTATGATGTCAATAAGAAAAAAAGACTTAAATAAAATACAAGCTATATTCGAGTGTATCTATGATATCATGTCTGATAACAGGCTTATAAATAAAATATTGAACTGCAAACACAAAGAAGAAGTATTAGAATTTATACTAGAGTAA